GCCTTGGATTTCCAGAAGACGGCTGTGGGTTATGATCGGGGACGGCGTGTCTGGAGACCTCCGGGTGACTCCCTGGACGCCGGCCGGTCCTCAGGGCAGCACCAGGGTGGGCGCTATCCGGCGCACGGTGTGCGTCGGCGGCGGTGGGCGGCGAGGCGAGGAGGAGCCCAGCATGACGGGCCCCGCGCACGGCGTGGCCCTGCACAGCAGCCGGGGGCCGTCGGCGCAGCGGCACTGCATGCAGGGACCCGAGGCCCGAGGCACCAGGTCTCCCAGCGCGAACCGCTGTCCGCCCAGAACGCAACCCTGCTGGTGGTGGCCTTCTCCGTGAAGAGCGGCCTCCACCACGACCGGCTCGGGTCGTATTGGATCGGGCTCTGCTGCTGCAGCCGGCACTGCTTTCTCGGGTGTGGCTG
The nucleotide sequence above comes from Rhipicephalus sanguineus isolate Rsan-2018 chromosome 8, BIME_Rsan_1.4, whole genome shotgun sequence. Encoded proteins:
- the LOC119401316 gene encoding kielin/chordin-like protein — protein: MERLPLLLLCSLLLAAKAAVREREDPPSAGCQLGAKLFGHGARVPRSDPCERCLCFAAQVICWQERCPNQTRPGCTERRMPGVCCPALECSDTTTPEKAVPAAAAEPDPIRPEPVVVEAALHGEGHHQQGCVLGGQRFALGDLVPRASGPCMQCRCADGPRLLCRATPCAGPVMLGSSSPRRPPPPTHTVRRIAPTLVLP